In Pseudoalteromonas marina, a genomic segment contains:
- the murG gene encoding undecaprenyldiphospho-muramoylpentapeptide beta-N-acetylglucosaminyltransferase, whose translation MSKKCVVVAGGTGGHIFPGIAVADYLKAQGWQVTWIGTPDRMEASVVPKHNIEIDFINVKGVRGNGLKRLVKAPFMVINAILQARKVLKNQRPDVVLAMGGYVTGPTGIAAKSLGIPLVIHEQNAVAGMSNRWLSRFANRVLAAFPSAFDAGQAELVGNPVRQSVIDIATRDVSTPVNMLVVGGSLGAQVLNQTLPSAFKALNKTSAINVWHQTGKGHLNSVEQTYKTHMFESDNVKVAEFIDDMDAAYAWADIVICRAGALTVSEIAAAGKMAVFVPFPHAVDDHQTANAQYLVEADGALLMQQSVFNEQSIVALLTPYLVNPSLINKMANNAKKQAILDATASVAAHCEQVSNKRA comes from the coding sequence ATGAGTAAAAAGTGTGTTGTAGTCGCTGGTGGAACTGGCGGGCATATATTTCCAGGTATTGCAGTTGCTGATTACTTAAAAGCACAGGGGTGGCAAGTTACTTGGATTGGCACACCCGATAGAATGGAAGCAAGCGTTGTTCCTAAGCACAATATAGAAATTGATTTTATTAATGTAAAAGGCGTGCGTGGCAACGGATTAAAACGCCTTGTTAAAGCGCCATTCATGGTTATTAATGCAATATTGCAAGCGCGTAAGGTATTGAAAAATCAACGTCCAGATGTTGTTCTTGCTATGGGAGGATACGTAACTGGACCAACAGGTATTGCTGCAAAAAGTTTAGGTATTCCGTTAGTTATTCATGAACAGAATGCGGTTGCTGGAATGAGCAACCGATGGCTTTCACGATTTGCTAATCGCGTTTTAGCGGCTTTTCCAAGCGCTTTTGATGCAGGACAAGCTGAACTTGTCGGCAATCCAGTTCGTCAAAGTGTAATAGACATAGCAACGCGTGACGTTTCAACACCGGTTAATATGTTGGTTGTAGGAGGGTCGTTAGGGGCTCAGGTACTAAACCAAACACTTCCAAGTGCATTTAAAGCGCTTAACAAAACTAGTGCAATAAATGTATGGCACCAGACAGGTAAAGGACATTTAAACAGCGTTGAGCAAACATACAAAACGCACATGTTCGAAAGCGATAATGTAAAAGTTGCGGAATTTATTGATGACATGGATGCAGCGTATGCTTGGGCTGATATTGTTATCTGCCGAGCTGGTGCGCTAACGGTAAGTGAAATTGCAGCAGCGGGAAAAATGGCTGTGTTTGTGCCATTTCCTCATGCAGTTGACGACCATCAAACGGCTAACGCCCAATATTTGGTTGAGGCAGATGGAGCGTTACTCATGCAGCAAAGTGTATTTAATGAGCAATCGATTGTTGCGCTATTAACCCCTTACTTAGTAAACCCTAGTTTAATTAATAAAATGGCTAATAACGCAAAAAAACAAGCCATTTTAGATGCCACAGCAAGCGTAGCCGCGCACTGTGAGCAAGTATCAAATAAGAGAGCGTAA
- the ftsZ gene encoding cell division protein FtsZ — MFDIMEQHSEEAVIKVIGVGGGGGNAVEHMVKQQIEGVRFIAANTDAQALRNSAADVTVQLGTQITSGLGAGANPEVGRESAEEDAETIRASLEGADMVFIAAGMGGGTGTGAAPVVAKIAKELGILTVAVVTRPFDFEGKKRAAAAEQGISELSEIVDSLITIPNNKLLKVLGKGTTLLDAFAKANDVLFGAVQGIAELITRSGLINVDFADVRTVMSAMGTAMMGTASASGPDRAQEAAEAAISSPLLEDVDLTGAKGILVNITAGMDIAIEEFEIVGNHVKALASENATVVVGAVIDPEMSDELRVTVVATGLGGDRRPQFGIVDNGFKKASGSDVANTSNQASSMYVPSFASQDSTDESAAKAQTESAEKASSASSSNTASSSSQTSKKADKSEGGDYFDIPAFLRKQAD, encoded by the coding sequence ATGTTTGATATAATGGAACAACACAGCGAAGAAGCTGTAATAAAAGTAATTGGCGTGGGCGGCGGCGGCGGTAACGCTGTTGAGCACATGGTAAAACAGCAAATCGAAGGCGTGCGCTTTATTGCCGCTAATACTGATGCGCAAGCATTACGAAATTCTGCTGCTGATGTAACAGTTCAATTAGGCACACAAATAACCTCTGGGTTAGGTGCGGGTGCAAATCCTGAAGTAGGCCGCGAATCGGCTGAAGAAGATGCAGAGACTATTCGTGCAAGCCTTGAAGGTGCCGACATGGTATTTATCGCAGCTGGCATGGGCGGCGGTACAGGTACAGGGGCTGCGCCTGTGGTTGCTAAAATTGCTAAAGAGCTGGGTATTTTAACTGTTGCGGTAGTGACGCGTCCTTTCGACTTTGAAGGTAAAAAGCGTGCAGCGGCAGCTGAACAAGGTATCAGCGAGTTGTCAGAAATTGTAGATTCACTTATTACAATTCCGAACAATAAATTACTTAAAGTTTTAGGCAAAGGCACTACACTTCTAGATGCATTTGCTAAAGCTAATGACGTATTATTTGGTGCGGTACAAGGTATTGCAGAACTCATTACGCGATCTGGTTTAATTAACGTGGATTTCGCTGACGTACGAACTGTTATGTCTGCTATGGGTACTGCTATGATGGGAACTGCATCTGCGTCAGGTCCTGATCGTGCACAAGAAGCCGCAGAAGCTGCTATTTCAAGCCCATTATTGGAAGACGTTGATTTAACAGGTGCTAAAGGTATCTTAGTTAATATCACCGCGGGTATGGATATTGCGATTGAAGAATTCGAAATTGTCGGTAACCACGTTAAAGCACTTGCCTCTGAAAACGCAACGGTTGTTGTGGGTGCGGTAATTGATCCTGAAATGAGCGACGAGTTACGTGTAACTGTAGTTGCAACGGGGTTAGGCGGCGATCGTCGTCCACAGTTTGGTATTGTTGATAACGGTTTTAAAAAGGCTTCGGGTTCTGATGTTGCAAACACGTCTAACCAAGCAAGCAGCATGTATGTGCCTAGCTTTGCAAGCCAAGACAGCACCGATGAAAGTGCAGCTAAAGCACAAACTGAAAGCGCAGAAAAAGCGAGTTCAGCAAGTTCTAGCAATACAGCAAGCTCGTCGTCGCAAACGAGTAAAAAAGCGGATAAATCAGAGGGTGGTGATTACTTTGACATCCCTGCATTTTTACGCAAACAAGCAGACTAA
- the mraY gene encoding phospho-N-acetylmuramoyl-pentapeptide-transferase, with product MLVWLAEYLTQYFSGFNVFSYLTLRAILGILTALIMSLYLGPKLIRGLQKMQIGQTVRDDGPQSHLSKSGTPTMGGLLILAAIFTSTLLWADLSNKYVWATLFVIGSLGIVGFIDDYRKVIRKDPKGLIAKWKYFWQSVIALVVATALYFTSTQAAETSLVVPFFKDVLPQLGLFYIVITYFALVGTSNAVNLTDGLDGLAIVPTILVAAALAIIAYLTGNINFSAYLHIPHLPLASELVVVCTAIVGAGLGFLWFNTYPAQVFMGDVGSLALGGALGIIAVLVRQELLLIIMGGVFVMEALSVILQVGSYKLRGQRIFRMAPIHHHYELKGWPEPRVIVRFWIISIVLVLAGLATLKIR from the coding sequence ATGTTAGTTTGGCTGGCTGAGTATTTAACACAGTATTTTAGTGGTTTTAATGTTTTTTCGTATTTAACGCTGCGCGCTATTTTGGGGATTTTAACTGCGCTCATTATGTCTCTGTATTTAGGACCAAAGCTAATTCGTGGTTTGCAAAAAATGCAAATTGGGCAAACAGTACGCGATGATGGTCCACAATCACACTTATCAAAATCGGGTACGCCAACTATGGGTGGCCTGCTTATTTTAGCGGCAATTTTTACAAGTACCTTATTGTGGGCCGATCTCTCTAATAAGTATGTGTGGGCAACGTTATTTGTAATTGGCTCACTGGGAATTGTCGGCTTTATCGATGATTACCGAAAAGTTATCCGTAAAGATCCAAAAGGGCTTATAGCGAAATGGAAGTACTTTTGGCAGTCAGTAATTGCACTTGTGGTTGCAACTGCATTGTACTTTACAAGTACGCAAGCTGCAGAAACGTCTTTAGTTGTGCCGTTTTTTAAAGATGTTTTACCGCAGTTAGGCTTGTTTTACATTGTTATTACCTATTTTGCATTGGTTGGAACATCAAATGCTGTAAACCTGACTGATGGTCTAGATGGTCTCGCTATTGTACCGACTATTTTAGTTGCGGCGGCACTTGCCATAATTGCTTACTTAACCGGTAATATTAATTTTTCTGCTTATTTACATATTCCTCATTTGCCATTAGCCAGTGAGCTTGTGGTTGTATGTACTGCCATTGTTGGTGCAGGGCTTGGGTTTTTATGGTTTAACACCTACCCGGCGCAAGTATTCATGGGTGATGTAGGCTCATTAGCATTAGGTGGAGCGCTGGGGATTATTGCAGTGCTGGTTCGTCAAGAACTTCTACTGATTATCATGGGCGGTGTCTTTGTAATGGAGGCGTTGTCGGTGATTTTACAAGTGGGCTCGTATAAGTTACGAGGGCAACGAATTTTTAGAATGGCGCCTATTCACCATCATTACGAATTAAAAGGTTGGCCAGAGCCGCGCGTTATTGTGCGTTTTTGGATTATATCTATTGTGTTGGTTCTCGCAGGCCTTGCGACATTAAAGATAAGATAA
- a CDS encoding cell division protein FtsQ/DivIB encodes MHPLLEKAHKIKQNLNWSLIFGVSFFLVVIIGLVQITTGVSDWLVKNKDAQIKHLTVQGHPKYTDETAIITAIKKADLSSFFELDVKHVQQLVQNLPWVATVSVRKQWPDTIQVYVVEHEAVAHWNSDLLINNNGEAFQARSDKLSKDLPQLFGPEGSEQEAWIAFKQFDEMLKVNALTLKSLALSERFSWQLWLDSGVRLNLGRRDKAKRVQRFIDVYPRMEYPEKAQIDAVDLRYDTGLAVSFKPVQEEQLQNKSKA; translated from the coding sequence ATGCATCCCCTTTTAGAAAAAGCTCATAAAATCAAACAGAACCTAAATTGGTCGCTGATTTTTGGCGTGAGCTTTTTTTTAGTTGTTATTATTGGCTTAGTGCAAATTACAACGGGTGTATCTGATTGGTTAGTAAAAAATAAAGATGCACAAATAAAGCACTTAACGGTGCAAGGGCATCCTAAATACACAGATGAAACCGCAATAATAACAGCAATAAAAAAAGCGGATTTAAGTAGTTTTTTTGAGCTTGATGTAAAACATGTACAACAGCTAGTGCAAAATCTACCTTGGGTGGCCACTGTATCGGTGCGAAAACAATGGCCTGATACGATTCAGGTTTACGTTGTTGAACACGAGGCGGTTGCGCATTGGAATAGTGACTTGTTAATTAATAACAACGGTGAGGCTTTTCAAGCTCGCAGCGATAAGTTAAGTAAAGATTTACCTCAGTTATTTGGCCCAGAAGGGAGCGAACAAGAAGCATGGATTGCCTTTAAGCAGTTTGACGAAATGCTTAAAGTAAACGCGTTAACGCTTAAAAGTTTAGCGTTATCAGAGCGTTTTTCTTGGCAGCTTTGGCTTGATAGCGGGGTGCGCTTAAATTTAGGGCGTAGGGATAAAGCCAAGCGTGTGCAACGTTTTATAGACGTTTACCCACGTATGGAATATCCAGAAAAAGCACAAATAGATGCAGTCGATTTACGGTATGATACCGGCCTTGCAGTGAGCTTTAAGCCAGTGCAAGAAGAACAATTACAAAATAAGAGTAAGGCATGA
- a CDS encoding D-alanine--D-alanine ligase, giving the protein MTQVNAQFGKVAVMLGGNSAEREVSLKSGQAVFNALQNCGVDAIAFDPQNRSLWELKELNVDRVFIALHGRGGEDGTVQGALEFMNLPYTGSNVLGSALAMDKIRCKHLFKSAGLSTAPYAVVDAKKGFDAHAIMAEFKKVMVKPSHEGSSIGMAQATTAQELEDALINAFKFDSQVLVEQWITGREFTVTVLGDEVQPVIEMTTPNGFYDYQAKYQSNTTQYHCPANLSAHDTQQLQAMSLEAFDLVGASGWGRVDAMQDEQGNFYLLEVNTVPGMTEKSLVPMAAKANGASFEQLVVRILEQTL; this is encoded by the coding sequence ATGACCCAAGTAAATGCACAATTTGGTAAAGTAGCGGTAATGCTTGGTGGTAACTCAGCAGAGCGTGAAGTGTCATTAAAGTCGGGTCAGGCTGTTTTTAATGCATTACAAAATTGCGGTGTAGATGCGATTGCATTCGATCCTCAAAATCGGTCGTTGTGGGAACTCAAAGAGTTAAATGTAGATCGTGTTTTTATTGCACTACATGGCCGAGGTGGTGAGGACGGAACTGTTCAAGGTGCATTAGAGTTTATGAACTTACCTTACACCGGCAGTAACGTACTGGGTTCAGCGCTTGCAATGGATAAAATTCGTTGTAAGCACTTGTTTAAATCAGCCGGTTTAAGCACCGCACCTTATGCCGTTGTGGATGCTAAAAAAGGTTTTGATGCACACGCTATCATGGCTGAATTTAAAAAAGTGATGGTTAAGCCTTCTCATGAAGGGTCGAGCATTGGTATGGCACAAGCAACTACTGCGCAAGAACTCGAAGATGCATTAATCAATGCATTTAAGTTTGATAGCCAAGTGTTGGTTGAGCAGTGGATAACGGGTCGTGAATTTACAGTGACTGTTTTAGGTGATGAGGTACAGCCCGTAATTGAAATGACAACGCCAAATGGCTTTTACGATTATCAGGCAAAGTATCAATCAAATACTACGCAGTATCATTGCCCAGCCAATTTATCGGCGCACGATACGCAGCAATTACAGGCTATGTCGTTAGAAGCGTTTGACTTAGTTGGCGCAAGCGGTTGGGGCCGCGTAGATGCAATGCAAGATGAGCAAGGCAACTTTTATTTATTAGAGGTTAATACTGTACCCGGAATGACAGAAAAATCATTAGTGCCTATGGCAGCTAAAGCAAATGGGGCAAGTTTTGAGCAATTAGTTGTTCGCATTTTGGAGCAAACGCTTTAA
- the murD gene encoding UDP-N-acetylmuramoyl-L-alanine--D-glutamate ligase encodes MQYLNEIKNKQITVLGLGVTGLGIVRFLLSHGLTPKVVDSRANPPGIEWLSSHAPSLNTHFGSLDAAGLNSSDMIIVSPGLSLKTPAIASAINSGVEVIGDVELFARINTKPVVAVTGSNGKSTVVTLAYDVLKAAGFNVALGGNIGTAVLDLLNDDFDVYVLELSSFQLDTTTSLKSVSATVLNVSEDHLDRYDSYQAYIDSKLSIYNGTQCLVVNEDDKQTHPSSSSATAKIGFGTKQGKYCLGQHNSSTYFFANNEAFLPVDTLAVVGKHNYLNTLAVMALLSPFNISKEAYTKALNEFSGLAHRCQFVTQQHGVKYFNDSKATNVGATIAAIDSLATETQNLIVIAGGDAKGADLNPLKPYLQKHVKALICFGKDAKHLVALSNKSHLTNNMSEAVNLAKQLSSPGNVVLLAPACASIDMYNNYMQRGDDFVKCVLADNI; translated from the coding sequence ATGCAATATTTAAACGAGATAAAGAATAAACAAATAACAGTGCTCGGACTTGGTGTAACCGGTCTGGGCATTGTGCGTTTTTTACTATCTCACGGTTTAACGCCAAAGGTTGTCGACAGCCGAGCAAATCCCCCAGGGATTGAATGGCTGAGCAGTCATGCGCCTAGTTTAAATACACACTTTGGCAGCTTAGATGCTGCTGGGCTTAATAGCAGTGATATGATTATTGTAAGCCCTGGGTTAAGCCTTAAAACGCCTGCCATTGCGAGTGCTATTAATTCGGGTGTTGAAGTCATAGGTGATGTTGAGCTATTTGCGCGCATTAATACTAAACCTGTAGTGGCAGTGACTGGCTCAAATGGTAAATCAACCGTAGTGACTTTAGCCTATGACGTGTTAAAAGCGGCTGGCTTTAATGTGGCACTTGGCGGCAATATTGGTACCGCAGTGCTTGATTTACTCAATGACGACTTTGATGTTTATGTGCTTGAGCTTTCGAGCTTTCAATTAGATACCACAACAAGCTTAAAATCGGTGAGTGCCACGGTGTTAAATGTATCTGAAGATCATTTAGATCGTTACGATAGCTACCAAGCATATATAGACTCAAAGCTATCTATTTACAACGGTACACAATGTCTTGTTGTAAATGAAGATGACAAACAAACGCATCCGTCCAGTAGCAGTGCTACGGCTAAAATTGGTTTTGGTACTAAACAGGGTAAATATTGTTTAGGGCAGCATAACAGCAGTACGTATTTTTTCGCTAACAATGAAGCGTTTTTACCTGTTGATACACTTGCTGTTGTAGGTAAGCACAATTATTTAAATACGCTTGCGGTTATGGCGTTACTAAGCCCCTTTAATATTAGTAAAGAGGCTTATACAAAGGCACTAAATGAGTTTAGCGGATTGGCTCATCGCTGCCAATTTGTTACTCAGCAACATGGCGTTAAATACTTTAACGATTCAAAGGCAACAAACGTAGGCGCTACCATAGCAGCCATAGACAGTTTGGCCACAGAAACTCAAAACTTAATTGTGATAGCGGGAGGCGATGCAAAAGGCGCTGATTTAAACCCGCTTAAACCTTACTTACAAAAGCATGTAAAAGCGCTGATCTGTTTTGGTAAAGATGCCAAACATCTAGTGGCTCTGAGTAACAAAAGTCATTTAACAAATAACATGAGTGAGGCGGTTAATTTAGCAAAGCAGCTTAGTTCGCCGGGTAATGTAGTTTTATTAGCGCCAGCATGTGCAAGCATTGATATGTATAACAACTATATGCAACGTGGTGATGACTTTGTTAAGTGTGTTTTGGCGGATAACATATGA
- the ftsA gene encoding cell division protein FtsA, which produces MTKSAERNLVIGLDVGTSKVVATVGEITADNKLSIVGVGSQVSHGMDKGGVNDLNLVSESIRRAIDEAELMADCRISSVYLGISGKHIQCQNESGVVAINNTEVTDEDIENVIHIARSVPISAERKMLHALPQEYSIDMQEGIKNPLGMSGVRMEARAHIITCSNDMAKNIEKCVERCGLEVDQLIFTALASCYSVLTDDEKELGVAVLDIGGGTMDITIYINGALRHSAVIPVAGNQVTGDIAKIFRTPISHAESLKVQYACASSQLASSEDTIEVPSVGGRPARLMSRHTLSEVVEPRFRELFELAMEEIRRSGLEDQIAAGLVITGGTAKMTGAMEVAEDIFQMPVRIGKPIGMVGLTDYVDDPSYATAVGLLQYGRTMQSMNAQKSKAEDNNNWWNRITKWFQGEF; this is translated from the coding sequence ATGACTAAGTCAGCAGAAAGAAACCTCGTGATTGGATTAGACGTTGGTACCTCGAAAGTGGTAGCCACGGTAGGTGAAATCACCGCAGATAACAAGCTCAGCATTGTTGGTGTGGGCAGCCAAGTATCCCATGGTATGGATAAAGGTGGCGTTAACGATTTAAACTTAGTGTCTGAGTCTATTCGCCGCGCTATAGACGAAGCCGAATTAATGGCAGATTGTCGAATTAGTTCAGTGTACTTGGGGATTTCTGGTAAACATATTCAATGCCAGAACGAAAGCGGTGTTGTTGCTATAAATAATACTGAAGTAACAGACGAAGATATTGAAAATGTGATTCACATTGCGCGTTCTGTGCCTATTTCAGCTGAACGTAAAATGCTGCATGCACTACCGCAAGAGTACAGCATAGACATGCAAGAAGGGATTAAAAACCCACTAGGCATGAGCGGTGTGCGTATGGAGGCACGTGCTCACATTATTACCTGCTCTAACGACATGGCTAAAAACATAGAAAAATGTGTTGAGCGTTGCGGCCTTGAAGTCGACCAATTGATATTTACAGCATTGGCTTCTTGTTATTCAGTTCTCACAGATGATGAAAAAGAGCTTGGAGTCGCTGTACTCGATATTGGTGGTGGTACAATGGACATCACTATTTATATCAACGGTGCGCTGCGCCATTCAGCAGTAATCCCTGTGGCGGGTAATCAGGTAACGGGTGATATTGCAAAAATATTTCGTACACCTATATCGCATGCAGAGTCACTCAAAGTACAATACGCATGTGCAAGCAGCCAATTGGCAAGCAGTGAAGACACTATTGAAGTGCCAAGTGTAGGCGGGCGCCCTGCAAGATTAATGTCACGTCATACATTATCAGAGGTGGTAGAACCTCGTTTCAGAGAATTATTTGAACTTGCGATGGAAGAAATTCGTCGTTCAGGTTTAGAAGACCAAATTGCGGCAGGTCTCGTTATAACAGGCGGAACTGCCAAAATGACTGGTGCAATGGAAGTGGCGGAAGACATTTTTCAAATGCCAGTAAGAATAGGTAAACCAATCGGGATGGTTGGTTTAACAGACTACGTAGATGATCCTTCGTACGCAACCGCTGTTGGTTTGTTACAATACGGGCGCACCATGCAATCGATGAATGCACAAAAGTCGAAAGCAGAGGATAACAATAATTGGTGGAACCGCATTACTAAATGGTTTCAAGGCGAGTTTTAA
- the ftsW gene encoding cell division protein FtsW, with protein MIALAQIKDTLTPKPSPQLYDVPLLYSMLMLIGVGFIMVMSASMPTAERLFDNSHHIAIRHGMFLAVAFVLFWITVCVPMDWWKRSNAYLLILGMVLLIAVLIIGREVNGAKRWIPIGPIGFQVAEAAKLYFFSYIAGYLVRKREEVQENIKGFAKPIAVFAVYALLILLQPDLGTVVVMFVTTVGLLFLAGAKLWQFFVLILTGIGLVVLLIIVEPYRMARVVGFLDPWDDPFGKGYQLVQSLMAYSQGGWFGQGLGNSVQKLQYLPEAHNDFIFAVIGEELGLVGVVSILMVLATLVFRALLIGQQALKCGKEYEGYFAFAIGIWFAFQTMVNVGASAGILPTKGLTLPFISYGGSSLMIMTIATGILLRVDFETKMATKQATSGGGKR; from the coding sequence ATGATTGCGCTTGCACAAATAAAAGACACATTAACACCAAAACCCTCGCCGCAGCTTTACGATGTGCCTTTGCTTTATTCAATGCTAATGCTAATTGGTGTTGGCTTTATTATGGTGATGAGTGCGTCTATGCCCACGGCAGAACGCCTTTTTGATAACTCACATCATATTGCTATTCGTCACGGGATGTTTTTGGCCGTTGCGTTTGTACTTTTTTGGATCACGGTTTGTGTGCCAATGGATTGGTGGAAACGCTCAAATGCATACTTATTGATACTGGGCATGGTATTGCTCATTGCTGTATTAATTATTGGCCGAGAGGTTAATGGTGCCAAGCGGTGGATCCCAATTGGACCCATTGGTTTTCAGGTGGCTGAAGCCGCTAAATTGTACTTTTTTAGTTACATAGCGGGTTACTTGGTCCGAAAGCGTGAAGAAGTACAAGAGAACATTAAAGGCTTTGCAAAACCTATTGCAGTGTTTGCCGTGTATGCATTGCTTATTTTGTTGCAGCCTGATTTAGGCACCGTAGTTGTTATGTTTGTAACAACAGTTGGCTTATTGTTTTTAGCGGGCGCAAAACTATGGCAGTTTTTTGTCCTTATTTTAACCGGCATTGGCTTGGTTGTTTTGTTGATTATTGTTGAGCCTTATCGTATGGCGCGTGTTGTTGGCTTTTTAGACCCTTGGGATGACCCATTCGGGAAAGGGTACCAGCTCGTTCAATCATTAATGGCATACAGCCAAGGTGGATGGTTTGGCCAAGGGTTAGGTAACAGCGTGCAAAAGTTGCAATACCTTCCTGAAGCACACAATGATTTTATTTTTGCGGTTATTGGCGAAGAGCTTGGTTTAGTTGGCGTGGTAAGCATTTTAATGGTGCTCGCCACTTTAGTATTTAGAGCACTATTAATTGGCCAGCAAGCCTTAAAGTGCGGTAAAGAATACGAAGGCTACTTTGCCTTTGCAATAGGTATTTGGTTTGCGTTTCAAACCATGGTGAATGTAGGGGCAAGTGCGGGGATTTTACCAACTAAAGGTCTTACATTACCGTTTATTTCTTATGGTGGTTCTAGTTTGATGATTATGACCATAGCAACCGGAATATTATTACGCGTTGATTTTGAAACTAAAATGGCAACTAAACAAGCGACCTCAGGCGGAGGTAAACGATGA
- the murC gene encoding UDP-N-acetylmuramate--L-alanine ligase, translated as MKEASVQNKSIRPAMRRIETIHFIGIGGAGMGGIAEVLAFEGYRITGSDIAHSAMTDRLIKAGAEVFIGHHENNVKDANVVVVSSAIDETNPEIIAAKAARIPVVRRAEMLAELMRFRHGIAIAGTHGKTTTTSLIASIYAQAGLDPTFIIGGLLNSAGSNAKVGKSDFLIAEADESDASFLHLQPMVSVITNIEEDHMDTYGGSLEKMKDTYVDFIHNLPFYGLAVVCIDSEVAAELIPRFGRPIITYGESPTADYRMSDFSQSANTCTFTVTNKQGECLTATLNMPGKHNALNATAAIAVAKDQNIANQAILEALQKFEGIGRRFQHYGEFENERGNIMLVDDYGHHPSEVAATIAAVREGWPDKRLVMIYQPHRYSRTRDLYEDFVKVLADVDQLLLLDVYGAGEEPIVGADSKSLCRSLRQRGKEPLHVASSKELAGVLADNLQNNDLVLTQGAGNIGQLVKTLAATGMSIEKLKQGEV; from the coding sequence GTGAAAGAAGCATCAGTACAAAACAAAAGTATACGACCTGCAATGCGTCGAATAGAAACCATCCACTTTATTGGTATTGGTGGGGCGGGTATGGGCGGTATTGCCGAAGTGCTCGCTTTTGAAGGTTACCGTATTACAGGGTCTGATATTGCGCATAGTGCGATGACAGATCGCTTGATTAAAGCGGGTGCAGAAGTATTCATTGGTCATCACGAAAACAACGTAAAAGATGCCAATGTGGTGGTAGTTTCAAGTGCTATTGACGAAACTAACCCTGAAATAATTGCCGCAAAAGCTGCAAGAATTCCTGTTGTACGTCGTGCTGAAATGCTAGCTGAATTAATGCGTTTTCGCCATGGTATAGCCATTGCAGGTACACACGGTAAAACCACAACAACGAGTTTAATTGCCAGCATTTATGCCCAAGCTGGGCTCGATCCAACCTTTATTATTGGTGGTTTATTAAATAGTGCAGGTAGTAATGCAAAGGTTGGTAAAAGCGATTTTTTAATTGCAGAAGCTGATGAGAGTGATGCGTCGTTTTTACACTTACAACCTATGGTATCGGTGATCACTAATATTGAAGAAGATCACATGGATACATACGGTGGCAGCCTTGAAAAAATGAAAGACACTTATGTCGATTTTATACATAACCTGCCGTTTTATGGTCTGGCTGTTGTATGTATCGACTCTGAGGTAGCCGCCGAACTAATTCCTCGTTTTGGGCGTCCTATTATTACATATGGCGAGTCGCCAACGGCTGATTATCGCATGAGTGATTTTAGCCAGTCAGCTAATACGTGTACGTTTACGGTAACCAATAAACAAGGTGAGTGTTTAACGGCAACGCTAAATATGCCAGGTAAACATAACGCATTAAATGCGACAGCAGCAATTGCAGTAGCAAAAGATCAAAATATTGCTAACCAAGCAATTTTAGAAGCATTACAAAAGTTTGAAGGTATTGGCCGTCGTTTTCAACACTACGGCGAATTTGAAAACGAACGCGGCAATATAATGTTAGTGGATGATTACGGTCATCACCCTTCAGAGGTTGCAGCCACTATTGCAGCAGTACGCGAGGGGTGGCCCGATAAACGCTTAGTAATGATTTATCAGCCGCATCGTTATAGTCGTACTCGTGATTTATATGAAGACTTTGTAAAAGTACTTGCCGATGTAGATCAGCTTTTATTATTAGATGTTTATGGCGCAGGCGAAGAGCCTATAGTGGGCGCTGATAGTAAAAGTTTATGCCGAAGCCTTCGTCAACGTGGCAAAGAGCCATTGCATGTAGCATCAAGTAAAGAGCTTGCGGGTGTATTAGCAGATAATTTGCAAAATAATGACTTAGTATTGACCCAAGGTGCGGGTAATATAGGTCAGTTAGTAAAAACGTTAGCAGCAACAGGCATGTCGATAGAAAAATTAAAACAAGGTGAAGTATGA